A genomic region of Candidatus Bathyarchaeota archaeon contains the following coding sequences:
- a CDS encoding Lsm family RNA-binding protein, translating to MSTLSERRFMEELASMIQKNVIVLTTLGKSYTGVLSGVEVNTMSVCLTNAKDQDGKNIFKIIIYGSVISEIREIEKPFDLKGLAERLERVFPKMVKVMEDAGVIIVMDKIRVTANGIIEGSGPAAERAKKVYEEFIKETSK from the coding sequence TTGTCTACGTTAAGTGAAAGACGATTTATGGAAGAGCTAGCTTCAATGATTCAAAAAAACGTTATAGTTTTAACAACTCTAGGAAAAAGCTATACTGGAGTTTTATCTGGTGTTGAAGTTAATACAATGAGCGTTTGTTTAACTAATGCTAAAGATCAAGATGGAAAAAACATATTTAAAATAATAATTTATGGTAGCGTAATTTCGGAAATTAGGGAAATAGAAAAACCATTTGATTTAAAAGGTTTAGCTGAAAGGCTAGAAAGAGTTTTTCCAAAAATGGTTAAAGTTATGGAAGATGCTGGAGTAATAATAGTTATGGATAAAATAAGAGTTACAGCGAACGGTATTATTGAAGGTAGCGGTCCAGCAGCTGAAAGAGCAAAAAAAGTTTACGAAGAATTCATTAAAGAAACAAGCAAATAA
- a CDS encoding DUF1922 domain-containing protein, with translation MVFLVIQCIKCGKLFLCMKKQKTKRCPYCNTLVKVSQARKLSEAETAKEAKEIISKSKEEFFKMKI, from the coding sequence ATGGTTTTTTTAGTAATTCAATGCATTAAATGTGGAAAACTTTTTTTATGCATGAAAAAACAAAAAACTAAAAGATGTCCATATTGTAATACTTTAGTAAAAGTTTCTCAAGCAAGAAAGCTTAGTGAAGCTGAAACAGCTAAAGAAGCTAAAGAAATTATATCTAAAAGCAAGGAGGAATTTTTTAAAATGAAAATATAA
- a CDS encoding adenylate kinase family protein, translating to MDTQLILVSGVPGTGKTKFAKALAKKLNAIHVDVGEVALKNGFIKYFNSKRDTYVVDLKKLRSWLNSFLKNTNKLVILDGYYTPFIVPKNKVKKVFILRCHPNILKKRLEKRGYSKNKVLENVQAELLDTSLFDALRIYCNSTSKICELNTTKQKVSKLIDEALKCLKKRKGFYGEINWINQLSKEGKLKRFLRLIER from the coding sequence ATGGATACTCAATTAATTTTAGTTTCAGGAGTGCCGGGGACTGGAAAAACAAAATTTGCTAAAGCTTTAGCTAAAAAGTTAAATGCTATACACGTGGATGTAGGAGAAGTAGCGTTAAAAAATGGTTTTATAAAATATTTTAATTCAAAAAGAGATACTTATGTGGTTGATCTTAAAAAATTAAGAAGTTGGCTTAATTCTTTTTTAAAAAATACAAATAAATTAGTTATTTTGGATGGATATTATACACCATTTATAGTTCCAAAAAATAAAGTTAAAAAAGTGTTTATTTTAAGGTGTCACCCAAACATTTTAAAGAAGAGGTTAGAGAAAAGAGGGTACTCAAAAAATAAAGTTTTAGAAAACGTTCAAGCAGAGTTGCTTGACACTTCTTTATTTGATGCATTAAGAATTTACTGCAACTCAACAAGTAAAATATGTGAACTAAACACAACTAAACAAAAAGTTTCTAAATTAATTGATGAAGCTTTAAAATGTTTAAAAAAGCGAAAAGGATTTTATGGAGAAATTAATTGGATAAACCAATTAAGTAAGGAAGGTAAATTAAAACGATTTTTAAGATTAATTGAAAGGTGA
- a CDS encoding glycosyltransferase family 4 protein: MKIAIVRSSLLAGSGQTNHIKELAKRMIKLGHEVFIFTRFSEVKLNNIPVIKVKTSLENIPFIRHFTFMIACGKIKNFDLIHTQYHPDIFVGNYLKTFYKLPHVFTYHGFAPIKYWVNPKQKIKMIDHNLGTFFSLRGNKIDKIITVSKFLKNELKKKYFIDSSKIHVIYNGVDIQKFNPNINGSIIKEKFKIQDSIVLFVGRLVPYKGLQFLIEAFNHVLKQIPKAKLMIVGASRYDFPRIEKILNEKVKRALIFVGYASENELPLYYAACDVFCFPSLWEGFGLPLIEAQACGKPVVAFNHCAMPEIVKNNETGILVPPKDSKKLSEALIRLLKNEVERIKMGKNGRKLMEKCFTWDKIVKETISLYELVIKQN; this comes from the coding sequence ATGAAAATCGCCATAGTTAGAAGCTCTCTTCTCGCAGGTTCTGGACAAACAAATCATATAAAAGAGTTAGCTAAAAGAATGATAAAGCTTGGTCATGAAGTATTTATTTTTACAAGGTTTTCTGAAGTTAAATTAAATAATATTCCAGTAATTAAAGTTAAAACTTCTTTAGAGAATATTCCATTTATTAGACATTTCACATTTATGATTGCTTGCGGAAAAATTAAAAATTTTGATTTAATTCACACTCAATACCACCCTGATATCTTCGTTGGAAATTATTTAAAAACCTTTTATAAATTGCCTCATGTATTTACATATCATGGTTTTGCACCTATAAAATACTGGGTAAACCCAAAACAAAAAATTAAAATGATAGATCATAATTTAGGAACATTTTTTTCTTTAAGAGGAAATAAAATTGATAAAATAATAACTGTAAGTAAATTTCTTAAAAATGAATTAAAGAAAAAATATTTTATTGATTCATCAAAAATTCATGTAATTTATAATGGGGTAGATATACAAAAATTTAATCCAAACATTAATGGTTCCATTATAAAAGAGAAATTTAAAATTCAAGATTCAATAGTGCTATTTGTTGGAAGATTAGTCCCTTATAAAGGACTACAATTCCTTATTGAAGCTTTTAATCATGTTTTAAAACAAATTCCTAAAGCTAAATTAATGATTGTAGGTGCTTCAAGATACGATTTTCCAAGAATAGAAAAAATTTTAAATGAAAAAGTTAAACGAGCCTTAATATTTGTTGGATATGCATCTGAAAACGAGTTGCCTTTATATTATGCAGCTTGCGATGTTTTTTGTTTTCCAAGCTTATGGGAAGGTTTCGGTCTTCCTTTAATTGAAGCTCAAGCTTGCGGTAAACCTGTAGTTGCTTTTAATCATTGTGCTATGCCTGAAATAGTAAAAAATAATGAAACTGGAATTCTTGTTCCACCTAAGGACTCGAAAAAACTTAGCGAAGCTTTGATTAGGCTTCTAAAAAATGAAGTTGAAAGAATTAAGATGGGGAAAAACGGGCGGAAATTAATGGAAAAATGTTTTACATGGGATAAAATTGTTAAAGAAACTATTTCACTGTATGAATTAGTCATTAAGCAAAATTAA
- a CDS encoding glycosyltransferase family 4 protein has protein sequence MRKVGIVHYTAPEKEVGGVEAIIDAHTRHLSKRGFEVHLIYGRGGGLNYENLIEHNVPLLSADHPLIRNVQNEVLKYRKETSNFKECKDNIKEELFKLISKLNTCIIHNIPSMHFNFAATAAINELVNELKRVKFIFWLHDSVLFRSEFKNDVENFPFSILHYKNPNVIYVTPTNVRANQFAQLPEKYKIQEMLVIPNGVDVEEYVKIDEVTKLLMKKLGLSFEDYILVTPVRVTPRKNLELAILVVDELKHLMSSSKTVKLIITGPPDHQARKMGLAYWDYLQELIARRNLQENVIFCHNIIAQRREYENREIKKWSVADVYNIADLIFIPSKEEGFGLPVIEAGASRKPIFCSRIPPFQELIRDDIEGYMFDLNDDPKSIAFRIYREFLTDKVETNFNNVIKRFSWDNIIEKKIIPIL, from the coding sequence TTGAGAAAAGTTGGAATTGTGCATTACACTGCTCCAGAAAAAGAGGTGGGAGGAGTTGAAGCAATTATAGATGCTCATACTCGTCACTTAAGTAAAAGAGGTTTTGAAGTCCATTTAATTTATGGTAGGGGTGGAGGATTAAATTATGAAAATTTAATTGAACATAATGTACCTTTACTTTCAGCAGATCACCCATTAATAAGAAATGTTCAAAATGAAGTTTTAAAATATCGAAAAGAAACTTCGAATTTTAAAGAATGTAAAGATAATATTAAAGAGGAATTATTTAAATTAATTTCTAAGTTAAACACTTGTATAATTCATAATATTCCTTCAATGCACTTCAATTTTGCTGCTACAGCAGCCATAAATGAATTAGTTAATGAATTAAAGAGAGTTAAATTTATTTTTTGGCTTCATGATAGTGTATTATTTAGAAGCGAATTTAAAAATGATGTGGAAAATTTTCCATTCTCTATTTTACATTATAAAAACCCAAACGTAATTTATGTTACGCCAACAAATGTTAGAGCAAATCAATTTGCGCAACTACCTGAAAAATATAAAATTCAAGAAATGCTTGTTATTCCAAATGGGGTTGATGTAGAAGAATATGTTAAAATAGATGAAGTTACAAAACTACTTATGAAGAAGCTTGGTTTATCTTTTGAAGACTATATTCTAGTCACACCAGTACGAGTTACACCAAGAAAAAACTTAGAGCTTGCAATTCTTGTAGTTGACGAATTAAAGCATTTAATGAGTTCATCAAAAACTGTTAAGCTTATAATAACTGGGCCCCCAGATCATCAAGCAAGAAAAATGGGTTTAGCCTATTGGGATTATCTTCAAGAGTTAATTGCAAGAAGAAACCTTCAAGAAAATGTAATTTTCTGCCATAATATTATTGCTCAAAGAAGAGAATATGAAAATAGAGAAATAAAAAAATGGAGTGTTGCAGATGTTTATAATATAGCTGATTTAATTTTTATTCCAAGTAAAGAAGAAGGGTTTGGATTACCAGTAATAGAGGCTGGCGCCTCTAGAAAACCAATATTTTGCTCTAGAATTCCACCCTTTCAAGAGCTTATAAGAGACGATATAGAAGGTTATATGTTTGATTTAAATGATGATCCAAAAAGCATAGCGTTTAGAATCTATAGGGAATTTTTAACAGATAAAGTGGAAACAAACTTTAATAATGTTATAAAAAGGTTTAGCTGGGACAATATAATAGAAAAAAAGATTATTCCCATTCTTTAA
- a CDS encoding HAD-IB family phosphatase, with product MNNLTGVAIIDMDGTILSKRSIDVLCSTLGFTQELEEINKWALKVPAYKVTEQIAKLLAGKRKRELEEIFSSIPLEPNAEQFINYLKNQGFIVAIATDSFQFLGENLAKRLGINKVYGNILEFKRDRVTGKVLTKQHCMKIQGCREFAVCKLWYLNKLKYRFNGISICIGDSDSDLCAFIGADIAIAYKPKSLALKEKAHKIVSSFQEAIKFLEESLVFNRFFKEWE from the coding sequence ATGAATAATTTAACAGGCGTGGCTATTATAGATATGGATGGAACAATTTTATCAAAGCGATCTATCGATGTTTTATGCTCCACACTAGGTTTTACTCAAGAGCTTGAAGAAATAAATAAATGGGCTTTAAAAGTTCCTGCATATAAGGTAACTGAGCAAATAGCTAAACTTTTAGCTGGTAAAAGAAAAAGGGAACTTGAAGAAATTTTCTCTTCAATACCACTGGAACCTAATGCAGAGCAATTTATAAATTACCTTAAAAATCAAGGATTTATCGTAGCTATTGCAACAGATTCTTTTCAATTTCTTGGAGAAAACCTGGCTAAAAGGCTTGGTATAAATAAAGTTTATGGAAACATTCTTGAGTTTAAAAGAGATAGGGTTACAGGTAAAGTTTTAACTAAACAGCATTGCATGAAGATTCAAGGATGCAGAGAATTTGCTGTATGCAAACTATGGTATTTAAATAAGCTTAAATACCGTTTTAATGGTATTTCCATTTGCATAGGTGATAGCGATTCAGATTTATGCGCTTTTATAGGAGCAGATATTGCTATAGCTTATAAACCTAAAAGTTTAGCGTTAAAAGAGAAAGCTCATAAAATAGTTTCAAGTTTTCAAGAAGCAATAAAGTTTCTTGAAGAAAGCTTAGTTTTTAACCGTTTTTTTAAAGAATGGGAATAA